The Spirosoma radiotolerans genome has a window encoding:
- a CDS encoding bifunctional nuclease family protein: MDKIKLEILGLSPSQSQSGSFALVLGEEYGNRRLPIIIGMFEAQAIAIEIEKIVPNRPMTHDLFKQFAEQFKFTVREIMISDLREGIFFAKIVCFDGVRESVIDARPSDAIAIGIRFDVPIYTNESILSEAGITATGNDEEEEQEELVRSSNKPSTRSFGDQLKNASSEELQRMLEEALGNEEYERAAKIRDEMSKRN; the protein is encoded by the coding sequence GTGGATAAGATTAAGCTGGAAATATTAGGACTGTCGCCCAGCCAATCGCAATCAGGTTCGTTTGCATTGGTATTAGGCGAAGAATATGGCAACCGACGATTGCCAATCATCATTGGTATGTTTGAAGCGCAGGCCATTGCTATAGAAATCGAAAAGATTGTGCCCAACAGGCCCATGACGCACGATTTGTTCAAGCAATTTGCCGAACAATTCAAATTTACCGTTCGTGAAATTATGATCTCCGACTTACGAGAAGGCATCTTCTTTGCCAAAATCGTCTGTTTCGATGGTGTTCGTGAATCCGTTATTGACGCTCGGCCATCCGACGCTATAGCCATTGGCATCAGGTTCGATGTACCTATATATACGAATGAGTCCATCCTGTCAGAGGCTGGTATTACAGCCACAGGCAACGATGAGGAAGAAGAGCAGGAAGAGCTGGTTCGTTCGTCGAATAAGCCATCGACACGATCTTTTGGCGATCAGCTAAAGAACGCATCTTCGGAAGAGCTACAGCGTATGCTCGAAGAGGCCCTTGGCAACGAAGAATACGAGAGAGCCGCTAAAATTCGCGATGAGATGAGTAAGCGCAACTAG
- a CDS encoding PPC domain-containing DNA-binding protein — protein MLNAQPTNSHVPAVAATMQTYSVRLKPGQDLKKSLEMVVQQERISAGAVLTCVGSLTDVTLRLANQETASVWKGHFEIVSLVGTLSVNGSHVHLSVSDSTGRTIGGHLLDGCIIYTTAELVIGVMPELIYAREPDPTFGYKELVIRKKQKK, from the coding sequence ATGCTTAATGCGCAACCTACCAATAGTCATGTACCAGCCGTGGCGGCTACCATGCAGACTTATTCTGTACGATTAAAGCCGGGTCAGGATTTAAAGAAATCACTGGAAATGGTCGTTCAGCAGGAACGGATCAGCGCTGGTGCTGTGCTTACCTGCGTCGGTAGTTTAACGGATGTGACATTGCGCCTGGCTAACCAGGAAACGGCCAGCGTTTGGAAGGGACATTTTGAAATTGTATCACTTGTTGGTACGTTGTCAGTCAATGGAAGCCACGTCCATTTATCAGTCTCTGACTCAACGGGCCGAACCATTGGAGGACATTTATTGGACGGCTGTATTATTTATACGACGGCCGAATTAGTTATTGGTGTTATGCCTGAGCTCATCTACGCCCGGGAACCTGACCCTACCTTTGGCTATAAAGAGCTGGTGATTCGAAAAAAGCAGAAGAAATAA
- a CDS encoding bifunctional YncE family protein/alkaline phosphatase family protein, with protein MKHLLHFLLLFTCFHVSAQPKPKTYTTLQVPGRAEFCRIDTGGRSVLPSGRYVTPAGKTIRITNDPFGLALSPNGQRAVSLHDGVLTVVKLKELAATRIPDYAGKIPAALKEGSFLGVAFAPDNRTVYLSNGDKGRVLIFDTDQHQTIDSVALDGNGYTDSFTSDLLLNGSELLVLDRANFRLVRIDLSTKRITASIPTGRQPFGLAISPDKKLAFVANVGLYAYPKVPGVTKTNKDTMALKFPPYAAHTKESAEGVEVEGRRIPGLGSPLVDEAMSVWTVDLNTSKVVSKVKTGVQIGEMIEEAEVVGGASPNSVVVGSRYAYVSNATNDNISIIDYKSVGRGGKKLAGTIQLRVKSTLDRYRGLMPFGMALTNDEKTLYVTLLAFNAVAVVDVPTRTVRGLIPTGWGPTRVALSPSAGPEQMLYVTSARGYGAGPNGGATFVKPPQGTYIGDIQLGTFQAIPVPDAAQLAIYTKQVLDNTYQPVMVTDDGRNPLPVLPKTRQSPIKHIVYITKENRTYDEVLGQLPSANGDSTLARFGVGVTIKSRISTSRGTSGRTTDRPGDTVRVTNADIMPNHVRVAKQFAFSDNFYCDSDASIHGHHWMLGTIPNEWVEANAASAGRFDPDSKAPGRRFPKASGAIDPEDYNEIGGLWEAFERNKVSLYNFGQANEYAGNVEEWTTTQFGAAQSVVFPMPKAVYPHTSRDFAGYNTNVPDQYRIEQFEREFTAKWIKGKQTMPQFVTMQIPNDHGAGPRPDFAYPYLHSYMADNDLAVGRVLHFLSRTKYWKNMLVIITEDDPQGGVDHIDAHRSVLLLAGPYVKRGYVSHTHANFGSVLKMMYNILGVPYVNQYDQTASLLQDFFTDKPDFRPYDAVLPDVRVFDPKAAMKPYKKTFDWRKIQKGPEMDDRADQRAEHYRQQDEK; from the coding sequence ATGAAGCACCTTTTACACTTTCTCCTTCTTTTTACCTGTTTCCACGTATCGGCTCAGCCAAAACCCAAAACGTACACTACTCTACAGGTACCGGGGCGGGCAGAGTTTTGCAGAATAGATACAGGCGGCCGGTCTGTATTACCCAGTGGCCGCTATGTCACACCGGCTGGAAAAACCATACGCATCACCAATGACCCCTTCGGCCTAGCGCTATCTCCCAATGGCCAACGGGCCGTGTCGCTACACGATGGTGTTCTGACGGTCGTCAAGTTAAAGGAGCTGGCGGCTACCCGTATTCCTGATTATGCCGGTAAAATTCCCGCTGCGCTGAAAGAAGGTTCCTTTCTGGGCGTAGCCTTCGCTCCCGATAACCGCACCGTTTACTTAAGCAATGGCGACAAAGGGCGGGTACTTATTTTCGACACCGACCAACACCAAACCATCGACAGTGTCGCCCTTGATGGCAATGGCTATACGGACAGTTTCACCTCCGACTTGCTCTTGAACGGGAGCGAACTACTGGTGCTGGACCGGGCTAATTTCCGGCTCGTACGCATCGACCTGTCGACAAAGCGAATCACCGCTTCGATCCCAACGGGCCGACAGCCGTTTGGGCTGGCCATCAGTCCGGATAAGAAGCTGGCGTTTGTGGCCAACGTTGGGCTCTATGCGTACCCCAAAGTGCCGGGCGTAACCAAGACGAACAAAGACACAATGGCGCTCAAATTTCCTCCTTACGCTGCTCATACCAAAGAATCTGCCGAGGGAGTGGAAGTAGAAGGACGCCGGATTCCGGGCTTGGGAAGCCCATTGGTCGATGAAGCGATGAGCGTCTGGACTGTTGACCTGAACACCAGTAAGGTGGTGAGTAAAGTAAAAACCGGTGTGCAGATTGGGGAAATGATTGAGGAAGCTGAAGTGGTTGGGGGCGCATCGCCTAATTCGGTGGTCGTTGGGAGCCGGTACGCTTATGTGTCCAATGCCACAAACGATAACATTTCGATCATTGACTACAAATCGGTTGGCCGGGGCGGTAAAAAGCTGGCGGGCACGATTCAACTCCGAGTCAAGTCAACTTTGGATCGCTACCGGGGGCTGATGCCTTTTGGAATGGCCTTGACCAACGACGAAAAAACCTTATACGTGACCTTGCTGGCCTTCAACGCTGTGGCCGTGGTGGATGTGCCCACGCGTACGGTTCGGGGCCTTATCCCAACCGGTTGGGGACCCACCCGCGTAGCCTTATCGCCCAGCGCCGGACCTGAGCAAATGCTGTATGTGACCTCGGCCCGGGGTTATGGCGCAGGTCCTAACGGTGGCGCTACCTTTGTGAAGCCCCCACAGGGGACATACATCGGTGATATTCAGCTGGGAACGTTTCAGGCAATTCCCGTACCCGACGCAGCCCAACTGGCGATTTATACGAAGCAGGTGCTGGACAACACCTACCAGCCGGTTATGGTAACGGATGATGGCCGTAATCCACTACCTGTGTTACCGAAAACGCGACAGTCGCCCATAAAGCACATCGTTTACATTACAAAAGAGAATCGGACGTACGATGAAGTGCTGGGCCAGCTACCAAGTGCCAACGGTGATTCGACACTGGCGCGGTTTGGGGTAGGAGTGACCATCAAAAGCCGCATCTCGACCAGCCGGGGAACCAGCGGCCGAACGACGGATCGGCCGGGCGATACGGTACGCGTGACCAATGCCGATATTATGCCCAATCACGTACGCGTTGCCAAACAGTTTGCGTTTTCGGATAATTTTTACTGCGATTCTGACGCCAGCATTCACGGCCACCACTGGATGCTGGGGACCATTCCCAACGAATGGGTAGAGGCCAATGCTGCTTCGGCGGGACGCTTCGACCCGGATTCCAAAGCGCCGGGTCGGCGGTTTCCTAAAGCGTCCGGGGCCATAGACCCCGAAGATTACAACGAGATTGGCGGGTTGTGGGAAGCCTTTGAGCGAAACAAGGTATCGCTGTATAACTTCGGGCAGGCCAACGAATATGCCGGAAACGTGGAGGAGTGGACAACCACGCAGTTTGGAGCGGCTCAGTCGGTGGTATTTCCCATGCCGAAAGCCGTGTATCCGCACACCTCACGCGATTTTGCGGGCTACAATACCAATGTGCCCGATCAGTATCGGATAGAGCAGTTTGAGCGGGAGTTCACCGCCAAGTGGATCAAAGGAAAGCAAACGATGCCGCAATTTGTGACGATGCAGATACCCAACGATCACGGGGCCGGGCCACGTCCTGACTTTGCTTATCCGTACCTGCACTCCTACATGGCTGATAATGATCTGGCCGTTGGCCGGGTGCTGCATTTCCTGTCGCGTACAAAATACTGGAAAAACATGCTCGTCATCATCACCGAAGATGACCCGCAGGGGGGCGTCGACCACATCGATGCGCACCGATCGGTGCTGCTACTGGCCGGGCCGTACGTCAAACGCGGGTATGTGTCGCATACACACGCCAACTTCGGATCTGTTCTGAAAATGATGTACAATATACTCGGTGTACCATACGTAAATCAATACGATCAAACGGCCTCGCTGCTTCAGGACTTTTTTACGGACAAACCTGATTTTAGACCTTACGACGCGGTACTGCCCGATGTCCGGGTGTTCGACCCGAAGGCGGCCATGAAACCGTACAAGAAAACAT
- a CDS encoding zinc-binding alcohol dehydrogenase family protein: protein MKTLVCVTPGQFAYEQTEVPILTPGNALLKIRQIGVCGTDLHAFEGTQPYFNYPRILGHELAAEVVAVDGAPDFVPGESVTIIPYQNCTHCIACRSGKPNCCVSLKVAGVHIDGGMVEYLSVPSRLLVHGEGLGFDELALVEPLAIGAHGVRRAAVQPREFVLVVGAGPIGLGIMEFARIAGATVIALDINEARLTFCREKLNVPFTINAASANVHEELRSITNGDMPTVVIDATGSLRAMNTAFSYLAHGGRYVLVGLQKGDISVNHPEFHKREATLMSSRNATKADFELVISSMKSGAVDPTTYITHRVNFDQVGDEFANWLDPGNGVIKAMVMMS from the coding sequence ATGAAAACTCTGGTTTGCGTTACACCCGGTCAGTTTGCCTACGAGCAGACGGAAGTGCCCATTCTGACACCGGGGAACGCTCTGCTAAAAATCAGACAGATAGGTGTTTGTGGAACGGACCTGCACGCTTTTGAGGGAACACAGCCTTATTTTAATTACCCGCGTATTTTAGGCCATGAATTAGCGGCAGAAGTGGTAGCCGTCGATGGGGCTCCAGACTTTGTGCCGGGCGAATCCGTTACCATTATTCCTTACCAGAACTGTACGCACTGCATCGCCTGCCGGTCGGGTAAACCAAATTGCTGCGTCTCCTTGAAGGTGGCTGGCGTTCATATAGACGGCGGTATGGTGGAATACCTCTCGGTGCCTTCCCGTTTGCTGGTACACGGCGAAGGGCTGGGTTTCGATGAACTGGCGTTGGTAGAACCGCTGGCCATCGGTGCCCACGGCGTTCGTCGGGCAGCGGTGCAGCCGCGTGAATTTGTCCTGGTGGTTGGGGCAGGGCCCATCGGGCTAGGCATCATGGAGTTTGCCCGGATTGCCGGAGCGACCGTCATTGCCCTGGATATTAACGAAGCCCGACTGACTTTCTGCCGCGAGAAACTGAACGTTCCCTTTACCATAAATGCTGCCAGCGCCAATGTTCACGAAGAGCTACGGAGTATTACCAACGGCGATATGCCCACTGTTGTGATTGACGCCACGGGGAGTTTGCGGGCCATGAATACGGCCTTTTCCTATCTGGCCCACGGTGGTCGGTATGTACTAGTTGGGTTGCAGAAGGGCGATATAAGCGTGAATCACCCTGAGTTTCATAAACGCGAAGCCACGCTGATGAGTAGCCGCAATGCCACCAAGGCGGATTTCGAACTAGTTATTTCGAGTATGAAAAGTGGGGCTGTCGATCCCACCACCTACATTACCCATCGCGTCAATTTTGATCAGGTGGGCGATGAGTTTGCCAACTGGCTCGATCCGGGCAACGGGGTCATTAAAGCAATGGTCATGATGTCCTGA
- a CDS encoding enzyme of heme biosynthesis, whose protein sequence is MNNERIQQLIRFVQEEPNDPFNIYALAMEYMSNQPAQARIYFDQLLADHPDYLPTYYHAAALYADLDERERAAELYDKGILLAKARKNQKTLQELERARQAFEDDDDDW, encoded by the coding sequence ATGAATAACGAACGCATCCAACAATTAATTCGATTTGTACAGGAAGAACCGAATGATCCATTCAACATCTATGCGTTGGCTATGGAATACATGAGTAATCAGCCTGCTCAGGCCCGGATTTACTTCGATCAACTGCTAGCCGACCATCCGGATTATTTGCCAACCTATTACCATGCAGCCGCTCTTTACGCCGACCTCGATGAGCGGGAGCGGGCAGCGGAGTTATACGATAAGGGAATTTTGCTGGCTAAAGCGCGGAAGAATCAGAAAACGCTTCAGGAACTGGAGCGCGCGCGACAGGCCTTTGAGGATGACGACGATGACTGGTGA
- a CDS encoding cation diffusion facilitator family transporter, producing the protein MEQSTKPHQAERGQKTTLIGIGVNIGLVLVKGVAGWLGNSYALVADAMESGTDIVTSIFVWFGLRTASKAPDQDHPYGHGKAEPLAALVVALALVGAAILIAVQSIRNIQVPHEIPAPFTLAVLAGVVLVKEVLFRRIAKVGAETDSSAVKADAWHHRSDAITSLTAFVGISIALIGGPGYESADDWAALLASVVIVYNAYLIFRPSFGEIMDETPAGDWQNELRALALTVPQVKGIDKYRVRKTGFEYFVDLHVLVPGELTVKQGHDIAHAVKAAILREKPSVYDVLVHIEPV; encoded by the coding sequence ATGGAACAATCCACAAAACCGCATCAGGCTGAACGGGGGCAAAAAACAACCTTAATCGGGATTGGCGTTAATATTGGGCTGGTTTTAGTGAAAGGAGTGGCCGGATGGCTGGGGAATTCGTACGCCCTGGTGGCCGACGCGATGGAGTCGGGTACGGACATCGTTACCTCAATCTTTGTCTGGTTTGGCCTCCGCACGGCGTCGAAGGCTCCTGACCAGGATCATCCCTATGGCCATGGAAAAGCTGAACCGCTGGCTGCCCTTGTTGTAGCACTGGCCCTGGTGGGAGCTGCCATCCTGATTGCGGTGCAGAGCATTCGTAATATTCAGGTTCCTCATGAGATACCCGCGCCCTTTACACTGGCTGTCCTGGCAGGGGTGGTTCTGGTGAAGGAAGTCTTATTTCGGCGGATTGCAAAAGTGGGCGCCGAAACCGATAGTAGCGCCGTGAAAGCGGATGCTTGGCACCACCGTAGCGATGCCATTACATCCCTCACGGCTTTTGTGGGCATTAGTATCGCGCTGATTGGCGGTCCTGGCTACGAAAGTGCCGACGATTGGGCGGCTCTGCTGGCTTCGGTCGTGATTGTCTACAACGCGTATCTGATCTTCCGGCCTTCGTTTGGCGAAATTATGGATGAAACACCCGCTGGCGACTGGCAAAATGAGCTCAGAGCGCTGGCGCTAACTGTTCCGCAGGTTAAGGGAATCGACAAGTATCGGGTTCGGAAAACGGGCTTTGAGTATTTTGTCGATCTGCATGTGCTAGTGCCGGGTGAGCTGACGGTCAAGCAGGGGCACGACATCGCCCATGCCGTTAAAGCGGCTATTCTTCGGGAGAAACCTTCCGTTTATGATGTGCTTGTGCATATTGAGCCTGTTTGA
- a CDS encoding electron transfer flavoprotein subunit beta/FixA family protein: MKILVCVTSVPDTTTKIAFTDNNTKLNKAGVTFITGPYDDYALARAVELKEKTGATITVLNVGEADSEPVIRKCLAIGADDAIRINAEPTDAYFVAEQIAAIAKENSYDLILMGRESIDYNGGQVHGIVGEMLGIPSISPVMLLDLDGDTAKITREIEGGKESLEAKLPLVLGCQEPIAEWKIPNMRGIMTARTKPLKVVEPTGTDKLTTVASYELPAPRGAVKMIPADSAETLIQLLHTEAKVI; this comes from the coding sequence ATGAAAATTTTAGTGTGTGTGACGAGTGTGCCGGACACCACCACCAAAATTGCCTTTACGGACAATAACACCAAGCTCAATAAAGCGGGGGTAACGTTTATTACGGGCCCTTACGATGACTATGCGCTGGCAAGGGCTGTCGAATTAAAAGAAAAGACAGGCGCTACCATTACCGTATTAAACGTTGGGGAAGCTGATTCCGAGCCCGTTATTCGTAAATGCCTGGCCATTGGTGCCGATGATGCCATTCGCATCAATGCCGAGCCAACCGACGCTTATTTTGTAGCCGAGCAAATTGCCGCTATTGCCAAAGAAAACAGCTATGACCTGATTCTGATGGGGCGCGAATCCATCGACTATAATGGCGGTCAAGTTCACGGTATCGTTGGCGAAATGCTGGGTATTCCCTCCATTTCTCCCGTTATGCTACTCGACCTGGACGGTGACACGGCCAAAATCACTCGCGAGATCGAAGGCGGTAAAGAAAGCCTGGAAGCGAAATTACCACTCGTACTCGGTTGTCAGGAACCCATTGCCGAATGGAAAATTCCGAACATGCGCGGTATTATGACCGCCCGGACCAAACCGCTCAAAGTAGTTGAGCCAACGGGTACAGACAAACTAACCACCGTTGCGAGCTATGAACTGCCCGCTCCACGGGGTGCCGTTAAAATGATTCCCGCTGATTCGGCCGAAACGCTTATTCAGCTCCTCCATACTGAAGCCAAAGTCATTTAA
- a CDS encoding electron transfer flavoprotein subunit alpha/FixB family protein, giving the protein MSVLIFAELDEGKIKKSSQEAIFYGTKVAEMTGTSATAVIIGPADDAELASAGRFGATKVLHAADAKLTEPNGMAYATVVAAAAQQEGSKVIVLAKSSLADAMTARLAGKLKAGLAANVIELPNLSNGFQVKSSIYTGKAFAYNDLKADVKILAIKKNTITPEEEDATASVEAFAPILNDADFVISVKNTEKSSGDILLPEADLVVSAGRGLKGPENWGIVEDLAKALHAATACSKPVSDLDWRPHSEHVGQTGIKISPNLYIACGISGAIQHLAGVNSSKVIVVINKDADAPFFKSADYGIVGDVFDILPRLTKAVQAL; this is encoded by the coding sequence ATGTCTGTCCTCATATTTGCAGAATTAGACGAAGGTAAGATCAAGAAATCCTCGCAGGAGGCTATTTTCTATGGCACTAAAGTGGCCGAAATGACGGGTACTTCAGCTACTGCCGTTATTATTGGCCCGGCTGATGACGCCGAACTGGCTTCAGCTGGTCGGTTCGGAGCAACCAAAGTGCTCCATGCCGCTGATGCCAAATTGACCGAACCCAATGGCATGGCTTACGCTACCGTAGTGGCGGCAGCCGCCCAGCAGGAAGGTAGTAAAGTGATTGTACTGGCCAAATCATCGCTGGCCGATGCCATGACCGCCCGGTTAGCCGGTAAACTGAAAGCCGGACTAGCGGCCAACGTGATCGAGTTACCTAACTTATCCAACGGTTTTCAGGTCAAAAGCAGCATCTATACGGGTAAGGCATTTGCTTATAATGATCTGAAAGCGGATGTAAAAATCCTGGCTATCAAGAAGAATACAATCACTCCGGAAGAGGAAGACGCTACCGCTTCTGTAGAGGCTTTCGCCCCCATCCTGAATGATGCCGATTTCGTTATTTCGGTAAAAAACACCGAAAAATCGTCGGGGGATATCTTATTACCGGAAGCAGACTTGGTTGTCTCGGCCGGTCGTGGCTTAAAGGGCCCCGAGAACTGGGGTATTGTTGAAGATCTGGCGAAAGCCCTGCATGCAGCCACGGCCTGCTCGAAACCGGTTTCAGACCTCGATTGGCGGCCTCACTCTGAGCACGTAGGCCAGACAGGGATTAAAATTAGCCCCAATTTGTACATTGCCTGCGGCATTTCCGGCGCTATCCAACACCTGGCCGGTGTAAACTCATCGAAGGTGATTGTTGTTATCAACAAGGATGCTGACGCACCGTTCTTTAAGTCGGCGGATTATGGTATTGTTGGAGATGTTTTCGACATACTTCCGCGTCTGACAAAAGCCGTGCAAGCCTTGTAA